The Lepidochelys kempii isolate rLepKem1 chromosome 2, rLepKem1.hap2, whole genome shotgun sequence genomic interval GAGAAAGGATTAGAGAAGGgcaaagtcactattgtttttaTGTCCTTTCTTTCAGGTACCAGTGTGAAGCATGGACTCTGTGTGTAGAAGAAGGTGGTACCTTCAATTGGGCTGTATATTGATAGTGAATTTGGTTTATGCCAATCCAGAATATCAGAAAGAACCTCCTGGAAGCCTGGGTGAGATTGACCATCACTGCTGGGAGATCTCCTCTCACAGGCTGGTGGAAATGAAGAAACTCAGGGTAGCAGATGCTATCATTGCTCTCTGGGATTTCATGATGTTCCTAAAAGAATCACCTAAGGCCAAGCATAACGAACTCTTCAATGACTTAGCCCAGAACTTCTGGGATATGTATGTCGACTGTGTGCTTTCAAGGTCCCATGGAATGGGCAGAAGACAGTTACTATCTCCCAATTATTTTTCCACATACCCATAGAGAACCTCACAAGGTAACTTTAATGTACAATACTAACCAACTAAATACAAGCTATTAAAGCCATAATATTGTTCCATCCTTCAATGGTCTATTTTTCAGACAACTCAACACAATAATTTCTAGTTTTCTGCCCATCTTTCTTTATCAAATGCTTTTCAAAgccattttaataataatttacatcTTTCTCTCCTTTTACATCTACAGTGCATCAAATTTTGAAGAATTGTGTGTGTTGTTCAGATTGTGCTAGATCATATATGTCCATATAACCCTACTATGTGCTCTGTTCAAGGCAAATTGGGCTATATATTAGTTATTATATTTTTACCAAGGTTTTTCTTAAAAGTGTctgtgtgaatttagtgctcataaAAGCTCATCGTGCCAAACTAACAAGGTTGGAGACTGAATTcctctgtttattcacagaacagATGTAGAAGAAATAGCAACAGTGACATCTTCATAGCAATTATGCTTCACCTCTGACCTGGAGAAATGATCTCTCGGAGAGGTTCAGATTCCCTGTCCATTCAAGTCATATCCTTCCCACTGACACATACTATTAGTGCTCATTTTTGTAACATGGACACCTGGCCACTGAGAACCACCAAATGGTAACAAATTCACTGGTCACTCTTGCTTTTGGGGGAGATTTGAACTGGCAGCCTCTGGATGACCAGCTCTATATCTTATTAACCAATCCCCAGAGATAGCTTTGCCCCAGAGTAATATAACcccagtagatttttttttatggtggCAAAGAATTGAGATTgaacatgacacacaaaatgaaTAGACCAAGATAAAAGATATCACATAACCCTAGCCTTCCTAAACAGATTGCTAGGATAATAACTAGCCCTCTTTTCTAATCTTGCAGGGTCAGACTTCTCAAAACATCAGTTTTAGGCCAAAATGGGAGAAAATTGAAGATACCTTAGCAAGATGACATCAAACTGAAGGAAAAGAGCCTGCTTGTCAAAAGCACAGCCTGTACTGTAGCTGCTTATTGAGCATTGTTCCTTTGATGGGTTTTGAGATTTTGTTTTATGCTGAACAAGCACTTGATAATTGATAAGTTCTTCAGATGTGTGTTACCAACGTTTCCCTTTCTTTAAATGTACCATGGTTGCCTTTCCCACCCCTCTGCACGTGTGAATGCTTTATGTATTTTGAGTCAATATCTGTGTTCTCTCAGGTAAATCTATCTGTTTAAACTAGTGTTATATTTTTGTAGACATTCATCttgcaaataattattttttaaaatgttaactgcAATGGAAAcccaatatatttttatacattaAACAGACTGCAATGGTAACAAGGATATTTTATACAGTATCATGCACATGAAATGGATTTCAGTTTTAAGATCTGCAAAAAAGTGCCAATATCAACCCAAAGGGAGAGATTATGCTTGATGTAGTGTCTTGCGCAGCCTCTAAGTTTGTATTTGATCACTGCTTGGTCTTGGTTAtagtttaattaaaatatttttctatgcaACAAAGACTGAATAATAGTCACTGTCTCATACTTGTCCATTTGTATAGCTGATTAGTTacaaatacaatatatatataatataaaaaggGACAGTTATGTATTTTGCATAAGATTAGCATGTGCCCAATGCACCAAGGTGGGAGTAAAAGGGGTGCAATGTATCCCACCCATGGGCTACTTGGGTTGCAGCACAGTGGGAGAGCCGCCTCAGGCAGATGGGCATGGAGTGGAGAATGGATGGAGTCTTGTCTCCACTACAAGAAACCAACCAGCACAGCACAGCTGGCAAAGAGGGGGCAATAACCGGCTACTAGTCTCTTCCCACGCAAGGGGAACTTAGTAATGAACTGTGATTCTCCAAGTCAACACTTGTTTTCTGGTTTGCTCCTGGAGCTGTGCAACTTATGGCAGAATGTTAAATCAAGGTCTAGCCCTTTACAGGGGTGGCACTGGGAGAGCCTTGTCGGGGCTatagccaccccaaaatttgccttaCCCCCCCTGTAGCCACTCCTCCCAGTGCAAAAGTCAAATGTTAcccagaaggaagggtggcatggtatggtattgagggtggcggctgttggccaggtgcccaggctctgaaggcagcgctgccatcagcagcagcagagacgtaagggtggcattgccacccttatgCCTGCAGTTCTGCGCCGCTACTGGCTCTGACTTCTATCAGCCCTGCCCCAAAAATCCTACTGGGCAGGAGCAAAACAAGTGTGATTTCACTGGACTAGGAATTTGACAGGATTCTCCTGCTTAAAGGGGAAAATATCCAGAAAGCTTCCTCAAACCCCCAATCACTGCCTTAAAATTCACAACCTTCT includes:
- the FAM237B gene encoding protein FAM237B is translated as MDSVCRRRWYLQLGCILIVNLVYANPEYQKEPPGSLGEIDHHCWEISSHRLVEMKKLRVADAIIALWDFMMFLKESPKAKHNELFNDLAQNFWDMYVDCVLSRSHGMGRRQLLSPNYFSTYP